In Luteibacter mycovicinus, a genomic segment contains:
- a CDS encoding siderophore-interacting protein produces the protein MTGQPGRFGKTLIRMFMKQAQVTAVETLAGGFHLISLQSDAFRDVAWAPGQKVQVAMGSAFTARTFTPVDWNAISGRARIVGYAHGDGPGAQWLRGVMPGVPCDVFGPRASLDLSGVQGEPVVFGDETSMGLVYAVAQRFPHQKLHGILEVSHAARAGEVIARLALEGVEIHERLPEDAHFPAVERRFAALAATPASFVLTGKATSIQHASRALKALGVSRARMTSKAYWSPGKTGLD, from the coding sequence ATGACGGGGCAGCCCGGCCGGTTCGGGAAGACGCTGATCCGCATGTTCATGAAGCAGGCGCAGGTGACCGCGGTCGAGACCCTTGCGGGCGGATTCCATTTGATTTCGCTGCAGAGCGACGCCTTCAGAGACGTGGCGTGGGCACCCGGGCAAAAAGTGCAGGTCGCCATGGGATCCGCGTTCACGGCCCGAACCTTCACGCCCGTCGACTGGAATGCGATATCGGGAAGAGCAAGGATTGTGGGCTATGCGCACGGAGACGGGCCTGGTGCCCAGTGGCTTCGGGGTGTGATGCCAGGTGTGCCATGCGATGTTTTCGGCCCTCGTGCATCCCTCGATCTGAGCGGTGTGCAAGGCGAGCCCGTGGTATTCGGTGACGAAACCTCGATGGGTCTGGTGTATGCCGTTGCCCAGCGGTTCCCCCATCAGAAACTGCACGGCATCCTGGAGGTCAGTCACGCAGCCCGTGCCGGTGAGGTCATCGCCCGGCTGGCGCTCGAGGGTGTGGAAATTCACGAGCGTTTGCCGGAGGACGCCCATTTCCCGGCCGTAGAGCGCCGCTTCGCCGCGCTGGCCGCCACACCGGCCAGCTTTGTTCTTACGGGCAAGGCGACATCGATACAGCACGCCAGCCGCGCGCTGAAGGCACTGGGTGTGTCTCGGGCGCGCATGACGTCTAAGGCGTATTGGTCCCCCGGTAAAACGGGCCTCGACTGA